One stretch of Epinephelus lanceolatus isolate andai-2023 chromosome 15, ASM4190304v1, whole genome shotgun sequence DNA includes these proteins:
- the cipca gene encoding CLOCK-interacting pacemaker a, which produces MSGFTRPDRHRTPSFTRATHLGASKSDLERDSGFSDASSEYLSAVDLTDSEDAGRNGSIVGQDPAGPQVAVMGGSYAGLSPMIIMNNFVLKQPSQMAPAEKQWGFPSPLEVMPQSQVVLLQPMVSNGSNSVPKTGSENVRQSKSYMPILKSYPRIAPHPADLPSKRVGSSRVRVSSTSGYDQRQRRHHHSHRLYSSPSPQPALQPTVKPISNFEAANNHLQSAEGQEQLSDRSFSLLAGTSSLLPYTDEYRTDIDSNRMDVDQDDALSVDTNKLKRFSNTYNILNKSGLLGITMRTKQLIKENKRTQGELQQLQEQTALLLEALSSGDPQLWTKLQLSLQHTDKKQCGAKAQSVPA; this is translated from the exons ATGAGCGGTTTTACCAGACCCGACCGACACAGGACACCGTCATTCACCCGGGCAACACACCTTGGAGCATCCAAGTCTGACCTAGAGAGAGATTCAGGCTTCTCAG ATGCCAGCTCTGAGTACCTCAGTGCAGTTGATCTGACTGACTCTGAAGATGCAGGAAGGAATGGGTCAATAGTCGGCCAGGACCCAGCTGGTCCGCAGGTGGCTGTGATGGGAGGCTCATATGCTGGACTCTCTCCAATGATCATCATGAATAACTTTGTCTTAAAGCAG CCTTCCCAGATGGCTCCAGCAGAGAAACAGTGGGGCTTTCCTTCACCATTGGAAGTGATGCCCCAGTCACAGGTGGTTCTTCTTCAACCCATGGTATCAAATGGTAGCAACAGCGTTCCAAAGACTGGCTCTGAAAATGTCAGACAATCCAAAAGCTACATGCCCATCCTCAAGTCATATCCCAGAATCGCCCCACACCCAGCGGACCTGCCCTCTAAGAGGGTGGGATCTTCCAGGGTGAGGGTGAGTTCAACGTCAGGATATGACCAGCGACAGAGAAGGCACCACCACAGCCACAGACTCTACAGCTCCCCCAGCCCACAGCCAGCACTGCAGCCTACCGTCAAGCCCATCTCCAACTTTGAAGCAGCAAACAACCACTTACAATCAGCTGAGGGTCAGGAGCAACTCAGTGACAGGTCTTTCTCCCTGCTGGCAGGGACCAGCTCTCTGCTCCCCTACACAGATGAATACAGGACAGATATTGACAGCAACAGGATGGATGTTGACCAGGACGACGCCCTCTCAGTGGACACTAACAAACTGAAACGTTTCAGCAATACCTACAACATTCTCAACAAATCCGGCTTGCTGGGGATCACCATGCGCACAAAGCAGCTGATCAAGGAGAATAAGCGCACCCAAGGTGAACTGCAGCAGCTTCAGGAGCAGACGGCTCTGCTGCTGGAGGCTCTGAGTAGCGGAGACCCGCAGCTCTGGACTAAACTGCAGCTCTCTCTGCAGCACACAGACAAGAAGCAGTGTGGAGCGAAAGCTCAGAGTGTGCCTGCCTAA
- the pgfb gene encoding snake venom vascular endothelial growth factor toxin ICPP isoform X1, which produces MKLGLVIQTAVALHLLLSPAQSLPVASITNTTEVIPVPPPQTVQLGLFHTYTPTVLMFQEVWGRSFCRTIEKLVEVVQEYPTEVEHIYSPACVPLVRCAGCCGDENLECHPTQTTNVTMQLLKIRPSEPGKEYVEMTFVEHQTCECRVRKPVAKVERKRQRGRGRKRKDRQKPKECDRCQNPRR; this is translated from the exons ATGAAACTCGGTCTTGTCATCCAGACTGCGGTGGCGCTTCATCTGCTGCTCTCACCTGCACAG AGTCTTCCCGTGGCAAGCATAACCAATACAACTGAAG TCATCCCTGTTCCTCCCCCACAGACTGTGCAACTGGGACTCTTTCACACATATACTCCCACAG TGTTGATGTTCCAAGAAGTGTGGGGTCGCAGCTTCTGCCGGACCATTGAGAAGCTGGTGGAAGTGGTGCAGGAGTACCCGACAGAGGTGGAGCACATCTACAGCCCCGCCTGTGTGCCGCTGGTGAGGTGTGCAGGTTGCTGCGGGGACGAAAACCTGGAGTGCCATCCCACCCAAACCACAAACGTCACCATGCAG CTGTTGAAAATCAGGCCATCAGAGCCGGGTAAAGAATATGTTGAGATGACGTTTGTGGAGCATCAGACATGTGAATGTAG AGTCAGGAAACCTGTTGCAAAGGTTGAAAG GAAAAggcaaagaggaagaggaaggaagagaaAGGACAGACAAAAACCAAAAGAATGTGACAG GTGCCAGAACCCTCGCAGGTAA
- the pgfb gene encoding placenta growth factor isoform X2 produces the protein MKLGLVIQTAVALHLLLSPAQSLPVASITNTTEVLMFQEVWGRSFCRTIEKLVEVVQEYPTEVEHIYSPACVPLVRCAGCCGDENLECHPTQTTNVTMQLLKIRPSEPGKEYVEMTFVEHQTCECRVRKPVAKVERKRQRGRGRKRKDRQKPKECDRCQNPRR, from the exons ATGAAACTCGGTCTTGTCATCCAGACTGCGGTGGCGCTTCATCTGCTGCTCTCACCTGCACAG AGTCTTCCCGTGGCAAGCATAACCAATACAACTGAAG TGTTGATGTTCCAAGAAGTGTGGGGTCGCAGCTTCTGCCGGACCATTGAGAAGCTGGTGGAAGTGGTGCAGGAGTACCCGACAGAGGTGGAGCACATCTACAGCCCCGCCTGTGTGCCGCTGGTGAGGTGTGCAGGTTGCTGCGGGGACGAAAACCTGGAGTGCCATCCCACCCAAACCACAAACGTCACCATGCAG CTGTTGAAAATCAGGCCATCAGAGCCGGGTAAAGAATATGTTGAGATGACGTTTGTGGAGCATCAGACATGTGAATGTAG AGTCAGGAAACCTGTTGCAAAGGTTGAAAG GAAAAggcaaagaggaagaggaaggaagagaaAGGACAGACAAAAACCAAAAGAATGTGACAG GTGCCAGAACCCTCGCAGGTAA